In the Wyeomyia smithii strain HCP4-BCI-WySm-NY-G18 chromosome 2, ASM2978416v1, whole genome shotgun sequence genome, one interval contains:
- the LOC129721476 gene encoding uncharacterized protein LOC129721476 isoform X2 gives MAAPFSNMSFSNNNNNNNDGWGDNWGDWADTSITQAKSILPSQPPAGHNQTYFQPQQQYPSQHMDQSNRNFMPGTGQGNQQPMTYQNYTGPSPSMQQQHFQPPFQQQPYHPQQYGQTSTQTGYFNQAPSPRVSSYPSASTPQQLQSQPTNQAYNQTISDSFNTSNSDSWDWSVPENHPASNTITQPTVESSIQQNALRDNYSQSYSQNVSSNTFSLPGGANNTQQQPLQQQQVQPSKVQAAQITRLKNETLSPQWSIESQVSQTSSDRSIESGEIAESRSSNTLPSDDASSGRQHTFPQQIENYENIGSYGGQYSAQATEVPDKLDETLSSLSIKQEAVQEEKQADTYRESSFPPPPPSIASNQQTDGIILPPPKASSKTPPLPPPPTEVGPPPAALKGQTSNPFKRVGQRPHVSTPGLVSKPSVPANPNYFHPNPSHDIAANVENLTPENQEIPDSREDNVENLEIAPSNDRNQYLQTGHLSEEGYTGPQPASIRPNEQQQCEDSLPPPGLSRYVPGQQQSEINASQTSQNFPEPPPGLDRMIPGTDLENATDMNMDRQIDGEVSDSASNTMTRSNNFQTVSSSQHHDHHHHHHHHRQEEISDRNLYLVPGESDTHHNQQRFIPGVEDDRSTQMSMGSSSYVAQHQPAGDSAVNEEQRELVMDGENPHDPPQQQPIHIDISRDGPIEGGNTRDEPVNAMTVGATAIGMVETDSNLALDTARRNPSNTSTADESEKDRSMFYGKGKLSRRDEDPLRRSNKSKSSRDRYDTEDSDYSDRERRRHEREGSGARDGQPRDRRRADRDGDKERRKEGVRERDKDREYDHRNRDRNRYDRDHDRERERYRRGDKHDRDSRYETDGSKYETERSMRYEKEGDSSKRYMSREEYYRKREERGGDDRRYRKEKERDRGDRYRDDRKRDDRYREGGDKRRDRHDRRYDYEDYRTGSRNGTDRDRDRERDRMRDSRERDERKERKYPQAGVNGAAPYGATGYYDPYSYYTQHQQYYEQLRRTNPQAYAEWYRTYYSQIQSAQMQRDLLTSDGRESVHSGRSSTNDKERLNRTTPFLHQPSIYNVEEYHRHYNNQSQPSGMLDQSFLSEVSGIPATLPPYHHQHTMAFQQQQQQQQNQRATPLALDRSYHVDGGFYQPRLDNTDGSLRQEPATMEIMEPERLTPRKFPEIHSIVSISCGLLVTAKNRLTINGTTDLVKILSLGAHEPTRKLFQSYPGPLTKDKTHKKSVIEFCEEQLRCGPPPTAGQALVKSRGNSVNSLHSLGSSVNRGSFALLWGYIILLLRQNGTFVGTDISELLMNNKREFPFDSQQNSARSTNISGRNSSLSATDRKPREGDGERRFDDDETEDNAENLSGDTDRMPLIEKKEHLSESEITDKFRSYLIYGNITDALEWATESNLWGHALFLASKVDSRQHANVMMKFANKLTLNDPLQTLYQLLSGRTPSAVTCVQDEKWGDWRPHLAMLVSNSSAKPELIKKSITTLGDSLYNRGDLYAAHFCYLLSDVAFGRFSDVKQDAGVTITATTAVRLVLLGSSHLQRSFKEFSTNESIMMTEIYEYARSLNEERYTIVELQYYKYLLACRMLDHGMQLKCLLYMEQIAEQIQNDPYRFDAEFIKKVYTLGDRLKYYDPVLEKALDESVDNTGRGNIYTNVEDPTWLRQLCAILNNYNTADACNYRNKPVTEVPHEYSTEQYGNYTGYTEPQQQVQPIGQEQSYGLEQLDINKQFTEINQQLGQLNLQYTEGFDQRHTPNHHQYDHQTAAPSYDQGYDSINHSSLLDDGQPKQVMEQQHQPHPYGYDGSSGQPGMFVPTPVANQEAQQHANPYDYWGPNAEMPKPSISMPNAVSNRPGFSNEDSKLSPKHGSNQMQNQSQPTTAGQTKMGNEQAKKDPPGKENKALGNNQSNNSGWFGGIWNKFSLKPKNQMILPDDKNPTIVWDPETKRWVNTESDATEEEAFKPPPKMSDIMPNTVLPPTNQSPVPVEVAPVPVQVPSNTGYGLLAQGNNNEAVNQQAAPTSNAHQPGPKLGEPTKVPNLQSNMFKMQRNRTLKKSYVDVFNPSGAAPSRPVEPILAPTLPTITTPQGGFFVPGPAPMGGQPSENQPEGGPQFYNPNQYAGAYQQ, from the exons ATGGCTGCGCCTTTTTCTAATATGTCATTCtctaataacaacaataacaacaatgaCGGTTGGGGAGATAATTGGGGTGATTGGGCAGATACATCGATTACGCAAGCAAAATCGATACTACCCTCGCAGCCGCCAGCAGGCCACAACCAAACATACTTTCAACCCCAACAACAGTATCCTTCCCAGCATATGGATCAGAGCAACCGAAATTTCATGCCTGGCACTGGACAAGGAAACCAGCAGCCTATGACTTATCAGAATTACACCGGTCCTTCCCCATCGATGCAACAACAACATTTTCAGCCCCCTTTTCAACAACAGCCGTATCATCCTCAACAATATGGTCAGACTTCAACCCAAACAGGCTATTTCAATCAAGCACCTTCTCCGAGAGTTTCGTCCTATCCTTCTGCTTCAACGCCACAGCAATTGCAAAGTCAACCAACGAACCAAgcatacaatcaaactatttccGATAGCTTCAATACCAGCAACAGTGACAGCTGGGATTGGAGTGTTCCGGAAAATCATCCAGCATCGAACACCATAACGCAACCGACCGTTGAGTCCTCTATCCAACAAAATGCACTCCGGGATAACTACAGTCAAAGTTATTCGCAAAACGTCTCTTCTAATACCTTCAGTTTACCTGGTGGCGCAAATAATACTCAGCAGCAACCACTACAGCAACAGCAGGTGCAACCTTCTAAGGTTCAGGCCGCTCAAATAACTCGTCTTAAAAATGAAACACTTTCACCGCAGTGGTCCATCGAAAGTCAAGTTTCGCAAACGTCTAGCGATCGATCGATTGAAAGCGGAGAAATTGCAGAGAGCAGAAGTTCCAATACCTTGCCATCGGACGACGCATCATCCGGTAGGCAGCATACTTTCCCGCAGCAGATAGAAAATTACGAAAACATTGGTTCTTATGGTGGGCAATATTCCGCTCAAGCTACAGAAGTTCCGGATAAACTAGACGAAACACTAAGTTCTCTAAGTATCAAGCAAGAAGCAGTGCAAGAAGAGAAACAAGCAGATACGTATAGAGAATCGTCTTTCCCACCACCTCCACCATCAATCGCGAGTAATCAACAAACGGATGGCATTATATTGCCACCTCCAAAAGCTTCATCAAAAACACCACCTTTACCGCCGCCTCCGACTGAAGTCGGACCACCTCCGGCAGCTTTAAAAGGGCAAACCAGTAATCCGTTTAAGCGGGTAGGCCAACGTCCACATGTTTCAACACCCGGTTTAGTTTCCAAACCTTCTGTGCCAGCAAATCCGAACTATTTTCATCCAAACCCTTCGCACGATATTGCAGCTAACGTTGAAAATCTTACCCcagaaaatcaagaaattcccGATTCTCGCGAGGATAATGTCGAAAATTTGGAAATAGCTCCAAGTAACGATCGCAATCAGTATTTGCAAACAGGTCATTTATCGGAGGAGGGGTATACCGGTCCTCAGCCAGCATCGATTCGGCCAAATGAGCAGCAACAATGTGAGGATAGTCTTCCACCGCCGGGTCTCTCACGCTATGTCCCCGGTCAACAGCAATCGGAAATCAATGCCTCGCAAACCAGTCAAAATTTTCCGGAGCCTCCTCCTGGGCTTGATCGTATGATACCTGGAACTGATCTCGAAAATGCAACCGATATGAATATGGACCGTCAAATCGATGGCGAAGTGTCAGATTCCGCTTCGAATACTATGACACGTTCTAACAACTTTCAAACTGTGTCTTCATCTCAACACCACGACCACCAccatcatcaccatcaccatCGGCAAGAAGAAATTAGTGATCGAAATTTGTATTTAGTCCCTGGGGAGAGTGACACTCATCATAACCAACAACGTTTTATCCCAGGTGTGGAAGACGATCGATCCACACAAATGAGTATGGGCAGTAGCAGTTATGTTGCTCAACATCAACCTGCTGGGGACAGCGCAGTAAACGAGGAACAACGTGAGCTAGTGATGGACGGTGAAAATCCTCACGATCCACCTCAGCAACAACCCATTCATATTGACATTAGTCGCGATGGGCCTATCGAAGGTGGTAACACTAGAGATGAACCCGTTAATGCCATGACCGTTGGTGCAACTGCCATTGGAATGGTAGAAACAGACTCCAACCTCGCATTAGATACAGCGCGTCGAAATCCGTCCAATACATCAACCGCGGACGAAAGCGAGAAAGATCGGTCGATGTTTTATGGCAAGGGAAAGCTCTCGCGCCGCGATGAGGATCCTTTGCGCCGCTCGAACAAGAGCAAGAGTTCCCGAGATCGTTACGATACGGAAGATTCGGACTATAGTGATCGTGAAAGAAGACGGCACGAAAGAGAGGGAAGTGGTGCTAGGGATGGCCAACCCAGGGATCGTAGAAGGGCCGATCGAGACGGCgataaagaaagaagaaaagaagGTGTACGTGAACGGGATAAAGATCGGGAATACGATCATCGAAATAGAGATCGAAATAG ATATGACCGAGATCACGATCGCGAACGTGAACGCTACCGGCGAGGTGATAAGCATGATCGTGATTCTCGTTACGAAACCGATGGATCCAAATATGAAACTGAACGATCAATGCGATACGAAAAGGAGGGAGATAGCAGCAAACGTTATATGTCCCGAGAAGAATACTACAGGAAACGAGAGGAGCGGGGTGGAGATGACCGTCGTTATCGCAAAGAGAAAGAGCGCGATCGAGGAGATCGCTACAGAGATGATAGAAAAAGAG atgatcgctaccgtgaAGGCGGAGATAAGCGACGCGATCGTCATGACCGACGATATGATTACGAGGACTATCGCACAGGTAGCCGTAACGGTACTGATCGGGACCGAGACCGTGAGCGTGATCGTATGCGTGACAGTCGAGAACGCGATGAGCGCAAAGAACGCAAATATCCCCAGGCAGGAGTGAATGGTGCTGCGCCGTATGGTGCTACCGGGTATTATGACCCGTACAGCTATTATACACAGCATCAGCAGTACTATGAGCAATTGCGTCGTACCAATCCGCAAGCATATGCCGAATGGTATCGTACTTACTACAGTCAAATCCAGTCGGCTCAAATGCAACGAGATTTACTAACAAGCGACGGTCGCGAATCAGTACATTCGGGACGCAGTTCAACTAACGATAAGGAACG GTTGAATCGCACGACACCGTTTCTCCATCAGCCCAGCATTTATAATGTGGAAGAGTATCATCGTCATTATAACAATCAATCGCAACCATCTGGAATGCTCGATCAGAGTTTCCTTTCTGAAGTGTCTGGTATTCCGGCAACGCTGCCACCGTATCATCACCAACACACCATGGCAttccaacagcagcagcagcagcaacaaaatCAACGAGCTACGCCGCTGGCATTGGACAGGTCTTACCATGTCGATGGGGGATTTTACCAGCCAAG ATTGGATAACACTGATGGCTCACTGCGACAGGAACCTGCTACAATGGAGATAATGGAACCGGAACGTTTGACTCCCCGAAAATTCCCGGAAATACATTCTATTGTCAGCATCTCATGCGGGCTATTGGTCACAGCGAAGAATCGACTAACCATCAATGGAACAACCGATTTGGTGAAAATTCTTAGCTTAG GTGCTCACGAACCAACACGAAAACTTTTTCAATCCTATCCGGGTCCACTAACAAAAGACAAAACGCATAAAAAATCTGTAATTGAGTTCTGTGAAGAGCAATTGCGCTGTGGACCACCTCCGACCGCTGGTCAAGCGCTGGTTAAATCTCGAGGCAACTCGGTCAATAGCCTTCACTCTTTGGGGTCTAGTGTAAATCGTGGGTCATTCGCCCTACTTTGGGGTTACATTATTCTTCTGTTGAGACAAAATGGG ACATTCGTTGGAACAGATATTTCTGAATTGCTCATGAATAACAAGCGTGAATTTCCATTCGATTCGCAACAAAACAGTGCACGATCGACGAACATCAGTGGTAGAAATTCTTCCTTATCTGCAACTGACCGTAAGCCACGTGAAGGTGATGGCGAAAGACGTTTCGATGATGACGAAACAGAGGATAATGCAGAGAATCTTTCCGGAGATACCGATCGAATGCCTTTGATCGAGAAAAAAGAACATCTAAGTGAGTCTGAGATCACGGATAAATTCCGAAGTTATTTGATTTACGGTAATATTACCGACGCATTAGAGTGGGCCACCGAAAGCAATCTGTGGGGACATGCTTTGTTTCTTGCTTCCAAAGTTGACTCACGGCAGCATGCTAACGTTATGATGAAGTTCGCTAACAAGCTTACGTTAAATGATCCACTTCAGACGCTGTATCAATTGCTTAGTGGGCGAACGCCTTCGGCAGTAACTTGTGTGCAAGATGAAAAGTGGGGTGACTGGCGACCGCATCTGGCCATGCTGGTATCGAATAGTTCCGCCAAACCGGAGCTTATTAAAAAGTCAATAACAACGCTGGGCGATTCTCTGTACAATCGAGGTGATCTGTATGCGGCACACTTCTGCTATTTACTATCAGATGTGGCTTTTGGAAGGTTTTCGGATGTGAAACAGGATGCTGGCGTCACCATAACTGCTACTACGGCTGTTCGCTTGGTTTTGCTAGGATCTTCTCATCTGCAGCGAAGCTTTAAAGAATTCTCAACCAATGAATCGATCATGATGACGGAAATTTACGAATACGCACGGTCACTGAATGAGGAACGTTACACGATCGTTGAGTTACAG TACTACAAATATTTACTAGCATGTCGAATGTTGGATCACGGAATGCAGCTTAAATGTCTACTTTACATGGAACAAATTGCTGAACAAATTCAAAATGATCCTTACCGCTTCGATGCTGAGTTTATCAAAAAG GTTTACACACTGGGCGACCGACTTAAGTATTACGACCCTGTACTTGAGAAAGCGTTGGATGAATCGGTTGACAACACTGGTCGCGGCAATATTTATACAAATGTAGAAGATCCTACCTGGTTGCGGCAATTATGCGCAATATTAAATAATTATAAT ACTGCAGATGCATGCAACTATAGGAACAAGCCGGTAACAGAAGTACCTCATGAATACAGTACTGAACAGTACGGTAATTACACGGGTTACACAGAACCTCAACAGCAGGTACAACCTATAGGACAGGAACAGTCGTACGGATTGGAACAGTTAGATATAAACAAACAGTTTACAGAGATAAACCAACAGCTTGGGCAGTTGAACCTGCAGTACACCGAAGGATTTGATCAAAGGCACACTCCCAATCATCATCAGTATGATCATCAAACCGCTGCTCCCAGTTATGATCAGGGATATGACTCGATCAACCATTCGTCACTATTAGACGATGGTCAACCTAAACAAGTGATGGAACAGCAGCATCAACCGCATCCCTATGGTTACGACGGTTCATCCGGGCAACCGGGAATGTTCGTACCCACTCCTGTAGCCAACCAGGAAGCTCAACAACACGCCAATCCTTATGACTATTGGGGACCGAACGCCGAG ATGCCAAAACCTTCCATATCGATGCCTAATGCAGTTTCTAACCGACCTGGGTTCAGCAACGAAGACAGCAAATTATCACCCAAGCATGGATCAAACCAAATGCAAAATCAATCGCAGCCTACTACTGCTGGACAGACGAAAATGGGTAACGAGCAAGCCAAAAAGGATCCACCGGGCAAGGAAAATAAAGCGTTGGGTAACAATCAGAG CAACAATTCCGGCTGGTTCGGTGGAATTTGGAACAAATTCTCTTTAAAGCCAAAAAACCAAATGATTCTTCCGGACGACAAAAACCCAACG ATCGTATGGGACCCTGAAACAAAACGGTGGGTGAACACAGAATCAGATGCCACTGAAGAAGAGGCTTTCAAACCTCCTCCGAAAATGTCCGATATAATGCCGAATACTGTTCTGCCACCAACAAATCAAAGTCCAGTTCCGGTTGAAGTTGCGCCGGTACCGGTACAAGTACCCTCAAACACAGGTTACGGATTATTGGCACAAGGAAACAACAACGAGGCGGTCAATCAGCAGGCAGCTCCCACAAGCAATGCTCATCAACCAGGCCCCAAATTAGGCGAACCCACAAAGGTTCCTAACCTACAGTCCAACATGTTTAAAATGCAAAGAAACCGAA CCCTCAAAAAATCCTATGTCGACGTATTCAATCCATCCGGCGCAGCACCAAGCCGACCGGTAGAACCTATTTTGGCACCTACATTGCCGACGATTACAACACCTCAAGGTGGATTTTTTGTCCCCGGGCCAGCTCCCATGGGTGGACAACCTAGCGAAAATCAACCAGAG GGAGGGCCTCAGTTCTACAATCCAAACCAATATGCcggtgcgtaccagcagtaa